The Chryseobacterium indologenes genomic sequence ACTCATCGTCAAAACGGTTACCCAGATCGAAAGATACCAGCTTCACTTCTCCGTTGGTATTGATCGTTAGAATTTTATCATCTCCTTTGAAGTTCCCCAGTAAGGTACCTCTTGCATCCGCATTCAGTCTTCGTACCGTATCATCAAACCAGATTTTCCTTGGGGCCAGTGTAGAAACCCCTTCCTCTTTCATATCTACTTTTTTCACCGCATACTTGGTCACCAGATTCCCTTTGGAATCACGTCCTTTGATGGCCAGATCAGAAAAATTAATTTCCATCTTATTTTTTCTGATTCTTGGATTAGGTTTTAAAAGTACCGTTACCGTTTCTGCCTCTCCATTCGGATTGGCTGAAAAATAGAGCATTTCTGATCCTTTTTTGTCTGAAGCCAGCGGATAATCGGTATTTCTTGTTACCCCGGTTACTGAGAAACGTTTCATATAATACGGTCCTTCTCTCCCTTCACGGTAGATCATATTGTATACCGTTCTTTTATCGTTTTTCTTCCAGACTGCCACATGGAGGATATCTTTTCCGATAAAGGTTTTAGCCTCCACTTTTACAACCTTCATGCTTCCGTCTTTTCTGAAGGTAATGATATCATCAATATCGGAACAATCGAAAAGATACTGGTCTTTTTCAGAGAGGTCCCGATGAAACCTTCTTCAAAGTTGGCATAGAATTTCTCGTTAGCCACCGCTACTTTTGTGGCATCAATGGTATCAAAGATTCTAAGTTCAGTTCTTCTCTGTTTATCTTTTCCGTACTTCTTCTGGATATTTAAATAATACTCAATAGCATAGGCAATCAGATTAGCAAGATGATGCTTTACCTGCTCTATCTTGCCTTCAAGGGCTGCAATATTTTCTTTAAATTTATCTAAATCGAACCTTGAGATCCTTTTGATCCTGATCTCTGTCAGTTTCAGAATGTCTTCTTCGGTTACAGCTCTTAAAAGATGTTTGGTATGAGGTTTTAGTCCGGCATCAATTGTTTTCAGGACGTCTTCCCATGTCTTTACCTCTTCAATATCGTGGTAAATCCTGTTTTCGATGAAGATTCTTTCCAATGATGAAAAATGCCAGCTTTCCTGAAGTTCATGAAGCTCAATTTCCAGTTCTTTTTTAAGGAGAGAAACCGTATGGTCCGTATTCATTTTCAGAATATCGGATACATTCATAAACATGGGTTTGTCACCTACGATCACACATGCATTGGGAGAAATGGTAACCTGACAGTCCGTAAATGCGTATAAAGCATCAATGGTCTTGTCGGGAGAAACATCGTTATGAATATGGACAAGAATCTCTACTTTATCAGAGGTATTGTCTTCAATTTTCTTAATCTTAATTTTCCCTCTCTCATTAGCCTTTAAGATAGAATCGATGAGATCGGTTGTCGTCTTGGAATAAGGAAGCTCGGAAATCACCAGCAAATGCTTGTCTGTCTGGGTAATTTTTGCTCGTGCTCTTACTTTTCCTCCTCTGTGGCCATCGTTATATTCTGAAACGTCAAGATAGCCAGCCGTTAAAAAATCGGGAAATATTTCAAATTTCTTTCCTTTTAAATAAGCAACGGAAGCATTGATCAGTTCATTAAAATTATGCGGAAGGATCTTCGTAGAAAGTCCTACTCCAATTCCTTCCACTCCCTGAGCGAGAAGCAAAGGAAATTTAACGGGTAAATCGATTGGCTCATTATTTCTTCCGTCATAAGATTTTGTCCAATCCGTTGTTTTAGGATTAAAGACCACTTCCAGCGCAAAAGGAGTAAGCCTTGCTTCAATATACCTTGCAGCAGCGGCAGAATCTCCGGTGTAGATATTTCCCCAGTTTCCCTGGGTATCTATCAAAAGTTCCTTTTGCCCGATCTGCACCATGGCATCGGTAATGGAAGCATCACCGTGAGGGTGATATTTCATGGTATTTCCTACGATATTGGCAACCTTATTATAACGGCCGTCTTCCAGTTCCCGCATAGAGTGCATGATTCTTCGCTGAACGGGCTTTAACCCGTCAAACACCGAAGGAATAGCCCTATCTAAAATTACATAGGAAGCATAATCCAGAAACCAGTCTTTATAAAGACCTGAAACCTTCTTCAAGCTTTCACCTTCATGCGAGTATTCTTCTGTCGTCATCTGTTTTTTTATCTTTTTTCTCTTTATTAGCTTTCACTACTTTATTCAGAGAGAGTTTTAAATCATTTACTTCTTTTCTGGTCAAATAAGAGATCTGGTACTTCAATATAGTAGAACCGTTATTCTTACTTGAAACGGTCACATATAATCTTTTCACAAAGAAGATACTGACCACATCATATTTTATCAGTTTGTATTTCGGAAATTCGTCATGAAGAGGCTTGCTTAAAAAAGGGATAATATTCCTGTTTTTAAAATTCAATGCTTCTCCGTCACTGTCATATTCAAAAATCTGCCGGCCGTTAAGATGAAATATAATCACCATCAATACGGGAACAATAATCATCAAATAACTTTCACCTCCTAATACATTAAAGCGGTATTTATTGGCTAAAAATCCTGCTATTCCAAATACCACCGCCATCATCAGTAATGTATTTATAAAATTATAAACTGATGCTTTATTACGATTACTTAGTCTCATTTTAAATTTTTGGGATTGTAAGTTTCGAAATCCTTACTTTCATCCAAATTGTGTTTTTGTCTACATCTGCCCTTCTTCTGTGAACGATGTTCTGATGCTAAGCTTTTTTAGTTTTCTATGTCGTTAAGAATTTCTTTTTTATCTATATCTGTATCATCTTCAACGACCAGGTTTTCAAGGATAAAAGTCTGCCTGTCCGGAGTATTTTTCCCCATATAGAACTCGAGAAGCTGCTCTATGGTCTGATCTTTTCCTACCACCACCGGTTCTAAACGAATATCTTTTCCGATGAAATGTTTAAATTCGTCCGGAGAAATCTCTCCAAGTCCTTTAAATCGGGTAATCTCAGGATTTTTGCCTAATTCGTTAAGGGCTTTTACCCTTTCTGCTTCCGAGTAGCAATATCGGGTTTCTTTTTTATTTCTAACCCTGAACAAAGGTGTCTGAAGAATATAAAGGTGCCCGTTTTTGATCAGGTCAGGAAAAAACTGCAGGAAGAACGTAATCATCAAAAGACGGATGTGCATCCCGTCGACATCAGCATCGGTTGCAATAATCACCTGGTTGTACCTCAGGTCTTCCAGACTTTCCTCAATATTCAGTGCGGCCTGAAGAAGATTAAATTCTTCATTTTCGTAGACCACCTTCTTGGTAAGACCATAGCAGTTCAAAGGCTTACCTTTCAATGAGAAAACAGCCTGTGTTTCCACATCTCTTGATTTTGTGATGGATCCTGATGCGGAATCCCCTTCCGTAATGAAGATTTGTGTATCCCCTTTTCTTTCGGCTTTCTGATCGTTGTAATGTTGTCTGCAGTCACGAAGTTTTTTGTTGTGGAGAGACACTTTTTTGGCTCTTTCTCTGGCTAATTTCTGGATTCCGGAAAGTTCTTTTCTTTCTCTTTCTGAGATCAGAATTTTTCTCTGGATCGCTTCTGCTATTTCCGGATTTTTATGCAGGAAATTATCTAGCTTGCTTTTAAGAAAATCGATGATAAAGGTTCTGACGGTTGGTCCGTTGGGACCCATATCATTCGATCCCAGCTTGGTTTTTGTCTGTGATTCGAAAACGGGTTCTTCTACATTGATGGAAATTGCAGCAATGATTGATTTTCTGATATCTGACGCGTCGAAAGTTTTATTAAAAAATTCACGGACTGTTTTCACATAGGCTTCACGAAATGCATTCAAATGCGTTCCTCCCTGTGTGGTGTTTTGTCCGTTAACAAAGGAGAAATAAGTTTCAGTCTGGGATTTATCAGAATGGGTAATCGCTACCTCAATATCTTCATCTTTCAGGTGTACTATCGGATAAAGGATATCACTTTCCAGCTCCTCTTCCAGAAGGTCTTTCAATCCGTTTTCAGAAAAATAGGTTTCTCCGTTAAAGAGAATTTTTAATCCGGGATTCAGATAAGCGTAATTGCGGAGCATTCTTTCGATATACTCTTTTCTGTATTTGAAATGCAGGAATATCTCCCCGTCAGGAATAAAGGAAATTTCTGTCCCGTTTCTATCCGAGGTTTCTTTTTCATCAAAACTTTCGGTGATGATCCCGCGCGAAAATTCCGCGACTTTCATTTTCCCGTCACGGAAAGAACGTACTCTGAAATAATCAGAAAGGGCATTTACAGCTTTGGTACCCACCCCGTTCAAACCTACAGATTTTTTGAAGGCTTTACTGTCGTACTTTCCTCCGGTATTCATTTTGGAAACGGCATCAACGACTTTTCCGAGGGGAATTCCACGTCCAAAGTCACGAATGGTAACTTTACCGTCGTCGAGTTTTATTTCAATTCTTTTCCCTGATCTCATCCTGAACTCATCAATAGAGTTATCCAGGATTTCTTTAAGCAGAATATAAATACCATCATCAGCGGAAGAACCATCACCAAGCTTCCCGATGTACATTCCGGGGCGCAAACGGATGTGTTCCTGCCAATCGAGGGTTCTGATATTATCTTCTGAATAGGTTGGATTTATTTCTTGTGACATATATGATTTCAGCAAACATACAAAAATACGAAATTGTCTAAAATTATCCGAATTTTTTCAAAGTGTTTTTTTTGAATTTCCTCTCCTATATTACATTCTTGTATTCCAAAGTATATCTTTACATTATTATTCATGGTCATGTGAAAAATTTGCTTATTTTTTTTTAATAACCACTGATATTTTCCTTTTATTTTCAATATTTTACGTCCGGATTCCGGATTGGTACGTTAAAAGGAAAATTCCGGATTGAATAGTTCGTAAACCTACACTTTAAACCAGGATTTCAACGGTTTATACGGGAAAAATGATTTTTATCTCTTCAAAAAAGTAGCTAAAACTAGAATTTAAAAACTGCAGGATAATTTTTATAAATGGAGACCAGTCCTGTACCTTACAATTAGCTGCCTTCAAGTTGCCCGATTATATTCTTAAGCATGGCCGGCACAATCAGTTTGTGGAAGGGTCGAACCGGTAAAAAATACAATACTCCCGTCCAATTGTGAAAGGTAACAGTCGTAGAAATTCTCAGGGAATTCTCTTCGTTGGGTTTTTTGGCTCTTATCAAATAACAGAGAAATCCTGAAGTCCAGGTGCTTATCATTTTCTCCAAGAACAATTTCATTACTGGTCTTGTCAAATACCTTGAAGAGGCCCACCCGATCACCGATTTCACATGTAAAATCTCCAATATTCTGATTTTCATCTGCTTTCAAACCGGTTTTCAATCCAAAAAGCGCCACTGCTTTATTCCTGAAGGCAAACATTTTTTTACCCCATTTCGGGCCGCTGGTAAAGAAAGCTTTTCCTATTTTCTCTATACAAATATTTTTATTTTTACCGGTAAATTCTCCTTCAAAACTATCAATATAGTCAAAATCTTTCTTTCTCTGTGCTAGAACGGATTGGTCCGGGAATTCAATTTTCTTAATTTTCATGGTATTGGATTTAAGTGGGTTATTGTTAAACAAATGTAGGTATCTTTCTCCGTATGTCAAGAAGAAATCAAACAAATGTTTATTTAAATTTTAAACTAATTCGACATTCCTTTGAAATATCAAATGGCTGTAAATGGTTACGCATTTTTTTTGTTCCGGTTATATTTTTTAAGCTTTTATCGATTAGAGCTCAAGCATTTTAAATATTTCATTAAATTCGATAGTTAGAAAAATGCTTTTATGATACAACTTCCTCTATCCAAACTTTCCAATGTGGGAACGACAATTTTCAGTCAAATGACCCAGCTTGCCAATGAAAACGAAGCCATCAACCTTTCACAGGGATTTCCTGACTTTATGCCGGATTCCCGGCTGCTTGACCAGGTAGATTATTTTATAAAAAAAGGATTCAACCAGTACGCTCCATTAGGCGGAATGATAGGTTTAAAGGAAGAAATTGTCCGCAAAATTGAAAACAGCCACCAGGCTATTTATCATCCTGACACTGAAGTAACGGTTACTGCGGGAGGTACTCAGGCCATATTTACGGCTATCGCGGCTTTTATAAAGAAAGACGATGAAGTTATTATTTTTGAGCCGGCGTATGATTGCTATGAACCTACTGTAGAGCTTTTCGGAGGGATCGTCAGACGATTTGAAATGAAGGCTCCCGATTACGAAATCAACTGGAAGACGGTAAAAAACCTGGTGAACGACAAAACCAAAATGATTATCCTCAATAATCCCAACAACCCTTCAGGGAAGATTGTAAAGGAAGAAGATATTCAGGAGTTGATTCAGCTGGTAAAAGGGACTTCTATTCTTATTCTCAGTGATGAAGTCTATGAAAATATTGTCTTTGACGGCAAACAGCACCTGAGCATTTGTAAGTATCCGGAGCTTAAAGAAAGAAGTCTTCTGGTCGCCTCTTTTGGGAAGCTTTTCCATGTCACAGGCTGGAAAGTTGGCTATTGTGCGGCTCCTAAAAACTTAACCGATGAATTCCGGAAGGTTCATCAGTTTAATGTATTTTGTGTAAACACGCCTATTCAGCTTGCTTTGGCAGAGTATATGAAAAATGAGGAGCATTATATCCACCTCAATCAGTTTTTCCAGGAAAAAAGGGATTTTCTAAGAAAAGGTCTTGCCGGAACCTCTTTCGAGTTGCTCGATTGTGAGGGCACTTATTTTCAGGCTGTAAAATATGATAAAATTTCAGCCAAAAACGACTTTGATTTTGCGACTGAACTGACGGTCAACCATAAAGTAGCCAGTGTTCCTTTTTCTTCGTTTTACAAAAACAGGCTCAATGAAAATGTAATCAGATTATGTTTCGCCAAAAAGCAGGAAACATTGGAGCGAGCGATTGAAAACTTATCTAATATTTAGAAATAGAATCGTTCACAGCATTATACTTTGTTGTACTGAAGTAATTTAAGGGTTGTTTTTGTATATTCGTCATATCGAATCCCCTAAAACAATACCTATGAAAAATCAATGCTTACCGCAAGGAAGAAAACTCAACAAAAGGAATTAAATACCATTAAAGGAGGACTTAAAATATGTATCCTTCCGGAAACCACGGAATGTGCTTTCTATGGAAATTTCTGCGGAGAGCCTGAGTGCAAAACAAGGCCTTGGTAAATACAGCTCTATTAAGAAAAAGAACTATCCTGCAAGGGTAGTTTTTTTATTGATTTATAACCACTGTATTTAAATTGTATCCAATCCAGGTGAAATATTTCAATTATTTTACATATTTTAGTGAAAATCAAACTAATACTATCAATCATGAGAAATTCTAATGTAAACAAAGGAAAAAAATTAAGTAAATCTGAACTGAAAATGATCCAGGGAGGTCTTGGTACTTATCCATGCGCCCCTAACGGTTATTGTAAATATATAGGCCCCGGGTGCAGAGAAGAGAAATGCCAGCTACCGGTACCTTTAGAACCAATTGATCCTGACGGCCCGATTGTACTTCCGGAGCCGGGAAGTTTATAATAAAAAAGAACCAGCAGTATTGTTGGTTCTTTTTTTCAGTTTTGTTCCTCATTTTATAAAAACATTCCTCCTGACGCTTCAATTCTCTGTCCGTTGATCCATCCAGCATCTTCCGTACACAGGAATGCCACTACACCCCCGATATCATCAGGAAGCCCTACTCTTCCTAATGCCGTAGCACCGGCAACCACCGCATTGATTTCCTTATTGTCTCTTACTCTGCCTCCTCCAAAGTCAGTTTCAATAGCGCCTGGCGCCACTACATTGGCCCTGATCTGTCTTGATCCCAATTCTTTGGCCATGTATTTTGTCAGCATTTCTACACCGGCTTTGATAGATCCGTACACCGATGATCCCGGAGTTGCAAATCTTGCCAAGCCTGAAGAGATATTGATAATACCGCCACCGTCGTTGATGAATGGAAGGACTTTCTGGGTTAAAAGAATACTCCTTTGAAGTGAATATCCACGACATCGTCAAGCTGCTCCTCCGTCACTTCAGCAATCGGTGAATACAAGGCCGTCCCCGCATTATTGATCAGGTAATCGATGTTTGTATTTCCTGTATTTTCCTGTAGATGGCGTGTAACGTCTTTTATAAATGCATCAAAACTTTTGAGATCTTTGGTATTCAGCTGAAAAGCAGCAGCCTTTCTGCCCATTCCATGTATTTCATTCACCACTTCTTCAGCTTCAGCTTTATTACTTCTGTATGTAATGATAACATCTAATCCTTTTTGAGCTATTTTAAGCGCAGAATTTTTTCCTAATCCACGACTTCCTCCTGTTACTAATGCAATTTTTGTTCTTGTTTCCATTTGTCTTGTTATTTTGATGGTACAAAGTTGCGGGATTTTAGAGAAGAACCGTTTGCCTGAATCAATCACATATTTGCAAAATTCAAATCATGACCGGAATTCTAACGGAGTAAATGAAGTTTTCCTCTTAAAGAAATTTGAAAAATGAGCAATTTCTTCGAAACCTAAGGCATATGAGATTTCGGAAACATTCCATTTGGTTTGTTTTAAAAGTATTTTGGCCTCCTGAATCACACGGTCGGCAATCAGTTCGGTAGTTGTTTTCTCTGTGTTTTCTTTCAATTTTTTATTGAGATAGTTCACGTGCACCGCTAATCTGTCGGCGTAATCTTTTGCCGTTTTCAATTGCAGCCTCTGGTTGGGCGATTCAATGGGAAACTGTCTTTCCAGGAGTTCTATAAATAAAGAAACTACCCTCATTGAGGCATCATTAGCCGTTGATATCCTCGTTGCCGGCTGTAGTTTTTGCCCGTAATGAATCAGCTCCAGGACGTAATTTCTGATCAAATCATATTTATACATATAATCTGAGTCTATTTCTTTTTTTATTTTTTTAAAAAGCAGCTCAATCTCATCAGCCAGCTCATCATTGATTTCAAAAACAGGAACTCCCCCGGTTGAAAAATGGGCAGATCTTCCAGATGATTGTAAGAAATTCCCCTGAAAAGAAAATCTTCTGTAAACACACAAAAACTTCCCGACTGATGAGGATCTTCAGGCACCCAATGATAAGGAACCCTGGGAGTGGCAAAGAGCAGAGCATTCCCTTTTATGGAGATGGTTTTATCTGCATACTCGGCTCTGTTGTTTCCCCTGATGAGGCTTATTTTGTAATATTTTCTCCTGTTATAGGGCATTTCAGACGTGAGCTTTGTCTTTTCAATCGTTTGGGCAATATCAAATACATTAAAGTGTCCGATATCCTTATGAAGGCCTTTGGGGAAAATGCTTTCCAGATCTTTTCCGAGCTTGGCAGCCATTTCTCTATAAAAATCCTCTAATGAAGAATGGGCTATTTTTTCCATAGCAGAAGTTTGTAAGATTCAAATATACAAAATGAAGTTTCATTTGAGACAATTATTAAAGGCAAGAGATGTATTCGCTTTATAAAATTATAAATTAATCAATATTCTATTAAAATTATTCTCATTTTTTCTATAAAAAGTGATATACGTTAATTTATTTTTATTACATTCGTTGTAACTAACTTACTAAAAATCAAAACTATGAAAAATCAATTTGCCCAATTCGGGAAAAAACTGAACAAAAAAGAAATGAAATCAATTACCGGAGGAATGTATGACTGTATGGTTCCTGAGCCTTGTGAGCCTTATCCGGGAACATGTGAATCTCATGCCGACGCCAACGGTTGTACCATGATTCACCCAAAATGCGGACAGGCTATTTGCAGACCATGATTTCATATTATCTTTTATAACAAACTTAAAATAAATCATTATGAAAAATCAACATCTAAACAAAGGTAAAAAACTGAATAAAAGGGAATTAAAATCTATCACAGGAGGATTGCTCAGATGTATCGAGCCTACCTACTGTCCGGACCCGCCATGTGAGGCCAGCGGCCGCTGTAAAATCACTTCTCCCTCGTGTGCAGAATTACAATGCAGACCGAACAGTCCTATAGAGTTTTAACAGATTAATAAAGAAGACCATGAACAATCGTATAGTAAACAAAGGAAAGAAGCTTAGCCACAAAGCCCTGAAATCAGTTACAGGCGGTCTGATCAATTGTGTAGATTTAACTACAGGCCGTTGCTATATTACAGGAACAATCTGTGCGGAACGTCAATGCCGCTATGTTCCTGATCCCCATCTTCCTGACTGAGAACTTTTCAAAAAACTACAAACTAATTTTAAAATCATCAAACCTTATGAAAAATCAAACTTTAAACAAAGGGAAAAAATTGAACAAAAAAGAGCTGCGAGTGATCGCCGGAGGAAAAGAAATGTGCTGGCTTGCTGAAAGGGTATGCAGTAAAATTTCTTTCAGTTGTGCGGAACCGCAATGTCAGCCGAGCATTGAAATTGAATAATATTAAGGCAAGCGCTTCTTCAGGAGGCGCTTTCTTTTTACCTGAAAACTAAAACCATTACCATGAAAAAACAGAACTTACATCAAGGAAA encodes the following:
- a CDS encoding type IIA DNA topoisomerase subunit B, with the protein product MSQEINPTYSEDNIRTLDWQEHIRLRPGMYIGKLGDGSSADDGIYILLKEILDNSIDEFRMRSGKRIEIKLDDGKVTIRDFGRGIPLGKVVDAVSKMNTGGKYDSKAFKKSVGLNGVGTKAVNALSDYFRVRSFRDGKMKVAEFSRGIITESFDEKETSDRNGTEISFIPDGEIFLHFKYRKEYIERMLRNYAYLNPGLKILFNGETYFSENGLKDLLEEELESDILYPIVHLKDEDIEVAITHSDKSQTETYFSFVNGQNTTQGGTHLNAFREAYVKTVREFFNKTFDASDIRKSIIAAISINVEEPVFESQTKTKLGSNDMGPNGPTVRTFIIDFLKSKLDNFLHKNPEIAEAIQRKILISERERKELSGIQKLARERAKKVSLHNKKLRDCRQHYNDQKAERKGDTQIFITEGDSASGSITKSRDVETQAVFSLKGKPLNCYGLTKKVVYENEEFNLLQAALNIEESLEDLRYNQVIIATDADVDGMHIRLLMITFFLQFFPDLIKNGHLYILQTPLFRVRNKKETRYCYSEAERVKALNELGKNPEITRFKGLGEISPDEFKHFIGKDIRLEPVVVGKDQTIEQLLEFYMGKNTPDRQTFILENLVVEDDTDIDKKEILNDIEN
- a CDS encoding aminotransferase class I/II-fold pyridoxal phosphate-dependent enzyme gives rise to the protein MIQLPLSKLSNVGTTIFSQMTQLANENEAINLSQGFPDFMPDSRLLDQVDYFIKKGFNQYAPLGGMIGLKEEIVRKIENSHQAIYHPDTEVTVTAGGTQAIFTAIAAFIKKDDEVIIFEPAYDCYEPTVELFGGIVRRFEMKAPDYEINWKTVKNLVNDKTKMIILNNPNNPSGKIVKEEDIQELIQLVKGTSILILSDEVYENIVFDGKQHLSICKYPELKERSLLVASFGKLFHVTGWKVGYCAAPKNLTDEFRKVHQFNVFCVNTPIQLALAEYMKNEEHYIHLNQFFQEKRDFLRKGLAGTSFELLDCEGTYFQAVKYDKISAKNDFDFATELTVNHKVASVPFSSFYKNRLNENVIRLCFAKKQETLERAIENLSNI
- a CDS encoding bacteriocin, yielding MKNQFAQFGKKLNKKEMKSITGGMYDCMVPEPCEPYPGTCESHADANGCTMIHPKCGQAICRP
- a CDS encoding bacteriocin; this encodes MKNQHLNKGKKLNKRELKSITGGLLRCIEPTYCPDPPCEASGRCKITSPSCAELQCRPNSPIEF